The DNA segment CGACAACTTGATGCGATAAATAATCCCAATCACCGAATATATTATTGGTGGTATTTTTTATATAGTCTATTATTCCTGCTTCAATTGCCATTTCGTGTTTCATCTTTGATCCATTTGCAGCTAAGGCTAAGATATTATTCGCGTTCACTTTATAGTTGATGTCTATTAACGACTTCACCCGGTTATGTAATTTATCTGAATAAGAAAAGATGTTTTTTGGATTAGCAATTTCATTTTCATTTGTTTTTAAAATTATGTCGCATAATGCTTTGTTTTCAACATCATCTATCTTAATAAAAGATAATCTCGATAGTACACGTAGCATTTTGAAAGCTCGTGGATTTGAAGATAATACATCGTCCATGTCAATGCCGGTCTTAAAAAAGTATGGAGCATTTTCAAAAGTACATAAAAATCGATTGCCTAGGTTAAACGTGGACTTATTCAGTATCATTTTATCTTTTAGTGCTGGAAACTTTGCTGTAAGTGGAATGTCTGCGCCGGGAAAGTTTAAATGCTTACAATCACCATTAATATTAACAAGTTTTCCAACACCATATATTTTTCTTTTTATGAAAAAGTAAACATTATCGCCCTCAGACATTGATAGATAATCAGTGAAAGTACCCTCGTGATGTATTAACCATTGGTTTTTTAGAGGAACATTTAGGTTCGTGCTATAAACCCCGTTTAAAATCAGTTCATTTAAAGATTCAATATTATCAAGTGTAAAGATATATCCTGCCATTTCTTCAACTCCCTAATTAATTATATTTGCTACATAATCTTTATCCAGCCAAAAAGCTTGCTTAGCAATCATTTGGCCATCAGGTAAAGGAGTTTTATCTTGCCCATTTCTCCCTTTAGGGCGTATATGACAGAGACCATTGGAACCGGGGGAGGGTAAATTATTTCTGGCAACTACAGTATTTCCCTTTGAAATCATATTAATTTGAACCCCAAATAAAAGCTGAAGTTGGAGATTTTGATAGAATTCCATTAATTGTGATTCAATTTCTTGAATAGGCATATTCCACAATTTAATACCTATAAAAAATAACTCTCGATTTTTATTTTCTCGTTCCGTTTCTCTGAATTCAAAAATAACAAATAAAAATTTTGTTTGTTCAAAATGATTTTTTAGCCAACTTACATCCCATTCTTCAGTAACCCATTCCATAAAGTTCATATTCTTAA comes from the Paenisporosarcina antarctica genome and includes:
- a CDS encoding PDDEXK family nuclease codes for the protein MAGYIFTLDNIESLNELILNGVYSTNLNVPLKNQWLIHHEGTFTDYLSMSEGDNVYFFIKRKIYGVGKLVNINGDCKHLNFPGADIPLTAKFPALKDKMILNKSTFNLGNRFLCTFENAPYFFKTGIDMDDVLSSNPRAFKMLRVLSRLSFIKIDDVENKALCDIILKTNENEIANPKNIFSYSDKLHNRVKSLIDINYKVNANNILALAANGSKMKHEMAIEAGIIDYIKNTTNNIFGDWDYLSHQVVASPFKPVHYMDKMDIFGYRFIPSFTTISKYLTIEIKREVADKEVINQLMKYVDWINHEYSFGDYSMIEAFVVAQDFPEEVVRLRNEAGKRTFVKGRHPAVTMHWSSLRLIKYIYNEHTKELEFIEKE